One window from the genome of Mucilaginibacter ginsenosidivorans encodes:
- a CDS encoding DUF3467 domain-containing protein, which produces MEEQNENQLNIELSEEIAEGIYSNLAIITHSNSEFVLDFIRVMPGVPKAKVKSRIVLTPEHAKRLLTAIQDNIEKFEAVNGRIKIQAEPTGFPMNFGGTMGQA; this is translated from the coding sequence ATGGAAGAACAAAATGAAAATCAGTTGAATATCGAACTTTCTGAAGAAATAGCAGAAGGTATTTATTCCAACCTGGCGATTATCACCCACTCTAATTCGGAATTTGTGCTTGATTTTATACGCGTGATGCCGGGTGTACCAAAAGCTAAAGTAAAATCGAGGATAGTTTTAACGCCGGAACATGCTAAACGCCTTTTAACGGCAATTCAGGACAACATTGAGAAGTTTGAAGCCGTAAACGGACGCATTAAGATACAGGCCGAACCAACAGGCTTCCCAATGAATTTTGGCGGAACGATGGGGCAGGCTTAA
- the fcl gene encoding GDP-L-fucose synthase, producing the protein MEKNAKIYIAGHRGMVGSAIYRKLQKEGYTNIVTRTSADLDLRMQADVADFFANEKPDYVFLAAAKVGGIVANNTYRAEFLYENLQIQNNIIHSSYLNNVKKLMFLGSSCIYPKMAPQPLKEDYLLTGPLEQTNEPYAIAKIAGIKMCDAYRAQYGCNYISVMPTNLYGYNDNYHPENSHVLPALIRRFHEAKVQNLPDVTIWGTGSPKREFLFADDLAEACFYLMQNYDEEGLVNIGTGEDISIKDLALMIKDIVGYQGEIKFDTSRPDGTPRKLMDVTKLHSKGWKHTIELPEGIKMAYDDFLSHKAKGV; encoded by the coding sequence ATGGAAAAAAACGCTAAAATATACATTGCAGGACACCGTGGAATGGTTGGTTCGGCCATCTACCGCAAATTACAAAAAGAGGGATATACCAATATCGTTACCCGTACATCGGCCGATCTTGACTTACGGATGCAGGCTGATGTAGCCGATTTTTTTGCAAATGAAAAACCTGACTATGTGTTTTTAGCTGCCGCCAAGGTGGGCGGGATTGTGGCCAATAACACGTATCGGGCGGAGTTTTTGTATGAGAACCTGCAGATACAAAACAATATTATCCACTCATCTTACTTAAACAACGTAAAAAAGCTGATGTTCCTGGGGTCGAGTTGCATTTATCCCAAGATGGCCCCTCAACCCTTGAAGGAAGATTACCTGTTAACGGGGCCGTTGGAGCAAACTAACGAACCTTACGCTATTGCAAAAATAGCCGGCATCAAAATGTGTGACGCTTACCGGGCACAATATGGTTGCAATTACATTTCGGTAATGCCAACCAACCTGTATGGGTATAACGATAATTATCATCCTGAAAATTCGCATGTATTACCAGCGTTGATACGCCGTTTCCATGAGGCGAAGGTTCAAAACCTGCCGGATGTGACAATTTGGGGAACGGGTTCGCCAAAGCGCGAATTTCTGTTTGCCGATGATTTGGCCGAGGCATGCTTTTACCTGATGCAGAATTACGATGAAGAGGGGCTGGTAAACATAGGCACCGGGGAGGATATTTCTATAAAGGACCTGGCGCTTATGATCAAAGATATTGTGGGCTACCAGGGCGAGATCAAATTTGATACGTCAAGACCTGATGGCACCCCGCGCAAGTTGATGGATGTGACAAAATTGCACAGCAAAGGATGGAAACATACCATAGAGTTGCCTGAAGGAATAAAAATGGCTTATGACGATTTCCTGTCGCATAAGGCCAAAGGGGTTTAA
- the rfbC gene encoding dTDP-4-dehydrorhamnose 3,5-epimerase, translated as MNVTATPLEGCLIIEPRVFGDERGYFFESFNQQKFNEFTGQDTVFIQDNQSYSTKGVLRGLHFQRGSSAQAKLVRVVKGEVLDVAVDLRKGSKTYGQHFDIRLSDKNNLQLLIPRGFAHGFVVLSDDAIFQYKCDNYYDRSAEGGLHYADPAFAIDWILPHEQLIVSQKDIELPNLTDAGDTGF; from the coding sequence ATGAACGTAACGGCGACACCGCTTGAGGGTTGTCTCATCATTGAACCGAGAGTTTTTGGGGATGAGCGTGGCTATTTTTTTGAAAGTTTTAACCAACAGAAATTTAACGAATTTACGGGCCAGGATACCGTATTTATACAAGATAATCAATCATATTCTACCAAAGGGGTATTGCGGGGCCTTCATTTCCAGCGCGGTAGTTCGGCACAAGCTAAACTGGTACGGGTTGTAAAAGGCGAAGTACTTGACGTTGCAGTTGACTTAAGAAAAGGTTCCAAAACCTACGGACAGCATTTTGACATCAGGCTTTCGGATAAAAATAATTTACAATTACTTATACCACGCGGCTTTGCGCACGGTTTCGTCGTATTAAGTGACGACGCTATATTCCAATATAAGTGTGATAACTATTACGATAGGTCAGCTGAAGGCGGGTTGCATTATGCCGATCCGGCTTTTGCAATTGATTGGATCCTGCCGCATGAGCAATTAATTGTATCGCAAAAAGATATTGAATTGCCTAACTTAACCGACGCCGGTGATACCGGCTTTTAA
- the rfbD gene encoding dTDP-4-dehydrorhamnose reductase has translation MSNIVVFGASGQLGQCLKKVAENRGLAGIFFPPESEADILSNEALEKVFKAHKPGWCINCAAYTAVDKAEDDIDSARVVNKTGAENIARLCKEYQSVLIHTSTDFVFKGDKALPLTEEDIAEPINVYGVTKLEGEEAVAAILNEFYTIRTSWLYSEYGNNFVKTMLRLGAGRDELKIVADQVGTPTYGMDLADCILHIIASGKTAYGTYHYSNEGVASWYDFAKAIFDISATRVKILPIKTAEYPVKAARPAYSVMDKSKIKQTFDVEIPYWRDSLITCINNLLTL, from the coding sequence ATGAGTAACATTGTGGTTTTCGGCGCATCCGGACAATTGGGTCAATGCCTGAAAAAGGTCGCTGAAAACAGAGGGTTGGCCGGAATATTCTTTCCACCAGAAAGCGAAGCAGATATATTGAGCAATGAGGCGCTAGAGAAAGTTTTTAAAGCTCATAAACCAGGCTGGTGTATCAATTGTGCGGCATATACAGCTGTGGATAAAGCCGAAGATGATATTGACTCTGCGCGGGTTGTAAACAAAACAGGAGCAGAGAATATCGCCAGGCTTTGCAAAGAATACCAATCGGTATTAATTCATACTTCGACAGATTTTGTTTTTAAAGGAGATAAGGCCCTGCCATTGACGGAAGAGGATATTGCTGAACCCATTAATGTGTATGGCGTCACCAAGTTGGAGGGAGAAGAAGCGGTAGCCGCTATTTTAAATGAATTTTATACCATACGCACCAGCTGGCTCTATTCAGAATATGGGAATAATTTTGTTAAGACGATGCTGCGGCTTGGTGCCGGGCGTGATGAACTGAAGATAGTCGCCGACCAGGTAGGAACTCCAACTTATGGCATGGACTTGGCCGACTGTATTTTACACATAATAGCAAGTGGTAAGACAGCCTATGGCACTTATCATTACAGTAACGAAGGTGTAGCATCATGGTACGACTTTGCAAAGGCCATTTTTGATATATCGGCGACGAGGGTAAAAATATTGCCCATAAAAACTGCGGAATATCCTGTAAAGGCTGCTCGGCCAGCTTATTCGGTAATGGATAAATCGAAAATAAAGCAAACATTTGATGTCGAAATTCCATATTGGCGCGATAGTTTGATAACTTGTATTAATAATCTTTTGACCTTATGA